In the genome of Sebastes fasciatus isolate fSebFas1 chromosome 23, fSebFas1.pri, whole genome shotgun sequence, the window cggagatgagttttcctgttattttttaggaacttttaatacaaatctCTGTCTGTATTACGTATCTTTTAAATTGTAATTTCTTTAACAATTATACTTACTTAATAGGATTATTTCTTATTGACAAAttgagtgttttcttctccctgacgcttggccatagtttatatcttaaataataatccaaattttaaaaataacaatttaatttagttttcctcACAGAAATTAACGAAATGCTGAGATACAGGCTAACtgtctatattttttttaaaaagttgtcttGAGTCGAGTTTCCACCGAGAAGTTCCGGGTAATTTTAGTCCTGGGACTTTTCAAGGAAAATCAAGACCTCGCAACCCCCTCCGTGGAACTTTGGCGACCCCTTGTGGGGTcgggaccccaggttgggaactgGTGCTTTATAAAACAGTTCATAATGATTGGAGAACCAGGATACATTTTCTTAATCGTCAAGCAgatatttattgtttgttttctttcacttcAATGTCGGTGCTGTTGCAGTTACAAAATCTGCCACCGGGTGGTGATAAAAGGCTAACTTAACACTCACATGTATGATGTCGCTTCCCTCCACTTCCATGCACTGTGGGTCAGGAACAGTTCTGACAGTGAAGAGAAACATAAGAAAAAATCATATTACATatcagtgatttaaaaaaaagaagaagatatttcATGTGTATAAACCTACTGTGGTGCTGAAGATGTGGCTGGTGTTTCATCTTTGAGGTATATCTTTGATGTTCCGCTCCCAAAATGAGAACCTGAAATCAAATTTCATGTTAAACCTTAACAAGGAAGTCGCTGTGGTTGCGTCAAAGTTTCAAGCAGTATTCACCTTTTCTTTCACATTCTTCAGTACTGAAGCCCCTGAAGACATCTCCCTCAAACTGCTGCTCAGTTTCTGACTGGTTGAGAGTGAAGTCCAACAGGGTCTCCTTGTCCTCTGGTTGGTTGAGAGAGAAGATGACCTCACGTCTCGCTTGGTCCCCGGCCTCTGTGTTACTGTGACAACGCACGTGTGATTTGAGTGCTTATAACAAAAATGACAGAGAGAAAATAATCCATCAAATATAAGTCTCACTCTGGCTCTGGACTTGTAAACAGGACTCGAGCTGCTGTGGGTGTCTCCAGTTGGTAGAGAGGTGGGTTGGATCCACAGGACCAGGGGACACAGTCTGTCATACCTCTGGGCTGGGAGAAAGGCTGAAACTAACGGAAATAAAATTAGATTGGAAATTAAAGTGGCATCATATTTGGGAAGACGCTGTCACACTTTGATACTTTGAAAATATTCTGTGAGATATTcatttcaaaaataatattCCCTTTTTTACTACCTTGGTTTGCTCCAGCCCTGAGGTGTCCCAGAGGCGAGGGGAGCAGCGGGGAGGTAGCTGTGCCTGCGTCTGGCCTCTCTGCTGGAGGTTCAGCTGCAGGGGGAACATTCCTGAGGAGACCAGTTTGATTTGGCTTAAATTGACAGATTGTATAAAATACACTCATGCACAGTTATCATTGCGTAATTTAATTTGTGAGAGAAAATACTTCGCAACACCACCTTGGCCTGAGGAAGCTGATGAGGTGGAGGAGAAGGGGCTGAGGGAGTCGGTTATAGGTGTCAGGTAGTCAGATGCGCTGTTGTCTGAGAAAGCTGATTCCAGCACTGGTGACAGCTGGGGAACAGAAACGTAAGTGACTTTTTAGCCAGAGGGTCCCAACAGAGATAAGAAAAGTGCCATATGAATAGCTGGAAAGTGACTAACCTGCCGACACTTGAAGCCTTGTGGAATAACATGCTTTCTTTTTCTCGTCCCTTGAGCACTAGGCGTTGACACAGAATATCCACAATGAATGTTAGTAATGTTTTCAGTATTCATTCATAGACCTGGGTGATGCTAATACAAACCACACTCCAGCTCTACCTGTACTGAGCTTGTACTGCGCCCTCAACCAGACTCAGCTGTGACGGAGAACAGGGGCTCATCGGGAGAACCAGCGGCTCATTTCTCTTATGCTTGGATCCTCTAGAGCTGCCAAGAACTGCCACTTTCGGAGGatctgaaaaacacaaacattgttTACTTAAATCTTTTGCCACACTGAGGAACTAATGAACATATGCATAAGTCTGTGATCCCATATAAATAAGCCACGGGACATTCATATTTGCACAATAGTGTTATTTGATTTGGAAAATACTTCATTTTCATGTGCTGTACCTTCTGAGTCTGATACAttactataaaacacatcatgatttttttgtatatatcaGTCAACCTGGTTAGTTGGCCTATAATTGATCTGGTTTATTAAATAACTATTTGatttgtaaataaaaataatcctaGTTTTATcctaaaataacaatattttaGCAATTATATTTGCTATTATAACATGGTTGTTATATATGATTTGTTGTTATAATTATGAAaagattttaattattttttttattttataattttgaaCAACTGATACTGATACCTGCAAGGTTAAGGTATAATtgtttaattatattttcatgattttattaattataCCTTCTTCTTTCTAATCTCGTTATTACTTTTCTTGATTTTATAATTCATTACAATATTACTTGACGCTATGGCAAATTGTCCTCGTTatattcatgccaataaagcaaattgaatatattatatatattatagattttaatgtgttttgtatgatattatgctatgtatttattatgcatttgttttatgttgtggcgtctgaaactttaatgtatgtttaaatgctgctgtcttggccaggtctgaGTACtactggttaaataaaggttaaataaaataaataaaaatatattatatttgttacCACTGTAACTTTCACACTGAATTTGTTTGAGGTAAAGACAGTATAAGGGAGGGTACCCTTAATTTTTCTCCTGAACTAATGTAATATTTTCCCTTTCAGCATCTTTATTGTGACTTTTGATAACCATAACTATTgacttataaatatatatatgtctagTTCTCACCTTTAATGTCCTTCTTAGCAGCTATCTGGTTGACTATAAACAGAGTGACCAGGTCCATACTACCAGAGCTAACGTTAGAGCCTCCAGGGGATGCTGGCAGAGAGACTCCCAAGTTTCTCAACTTCTGCtgcatttttctcttttcaaagAACTCCTGAGGGGGAAATAAAGCAAAACCACAATGTATTAAAAGATTTTTGTCTTGTAAAGTCATGGAAATTGTATTCAGCTGTCTCACCCTCTGCTTTTTTGCATCATTCTTCACCACGAACCGGTTCCTGCAATGTGAGTAGTTCACGTTAACATAACTAAGATAACTTAGCTTAACTAAGctttttgaatactttgttttctcattttattattattatatgtacatattactttattatggtttaggttgttgaaatattttttcagtaaaacattaaaaagcaggattgaaaaaagaaaaaatattgtactagtaatgttttttttaaaactttttataattgtattatttattattaataattgtatttattattattattattattgttattattattatcattattattaatattatcattattattattaccattgttattataattataattgttattattattattattactattattatcattgttattattatcattatcattgttattattattattattattactattattatcattgttattattatcattatcattgttattattatcattattatcattgttattattattatcattattaccatagttattattattattatcactattgttattattattattatcactattgttattattattatcattgttattattattatcaccattgttattattattatcattattaccatagttattattattatcactattattattattattggtattattattatcattattatcattgttattattatcattattaccatagttattattattattatcactactgttattattattattatcattggtattattattatcattgttattattattattatcattattaccatagttattattattattatcactattgttattattattattatcattattatcattgttattattattatcattattaccatagttattattattattatcactattgttattattattattatcactattgttattattattattatcactattgttattattattattattatcactattgttattattattattattattatcactattgttattattattattaccattttttCCTCTCCCTTGTTTTCTCAATTCAGTTACCTAGttatctgttattatatgtattttattgtatttgttatggtttaggatgttgaaatcattttaaataaggaaacaatagcaaaaaaaaacataaataaataaaatggaatagAACTAAGCTAAGTTAGCTTAACTATGCTAATTTAGCTAAACTAGCTTAGTTAACGGTTATAGACTAACGGTAACATTAACACCTCAACTAGCTAAACTAACCTCCTCTCTCTTACCTTGAACCTCCAACCCAGTTCATGTTCACCAGCTGTAACTATCAGAGAAgcagtgaaaacaacaacactagTGTGGAAGGTCTGGTAGTTAGCATGTTTCTGCTAGGTAGCTATCTAACGGTTACTGAAGCTGTATGAAGAGGTGCGCGAGGACCAACTGCCGCTATCACGCGCCGCTCAGAAGAAGTTCATACAtgtgtgttaaaggtcccaAATCAGCTCTTTATCaggtgtttacatttttatttatcatttatcattgttgtaggtctatggtaggatggtacgacggagtattagggccacattgagggaaaaaaaattatctgagtttatgagaataaagtcgtaatattataaagtagtcattttatgtgttattttctttttttctggttaagttatgactttattctcttaatattacaactttttttctcgtaaagttatgactttattcctgtaatattacgactttattctctttaagatatgactttattctcgtaatattacgactttttttctcttaaagttacaactttattctcgtaatattacaacttttttcttgtaaagttatgactttattctggtagtATTAAGGCTTTATTCTCTTtaagatatgactttattctcgtaatattacgacttttttcttgtaaagttatgactttattctggtagtattaagactttattctctttaagatatgactttattctcgtaatattacgacttttttcttgtaaagttatgactttattctggtagtattaagactttattctctttaagatatgactttattctcgtaatattacgacttttttcttgtaaagttatgactttattctggtagtattaagactttattctctttaagatatgactttattctcgtaatattacgacttttttcttgtaaagttatgactttattctggtagtattaagactttattctctttaagatatgactttattctcgtaatattacgacttttttcttgtaaagttatgactttattctggtagtattaagactttattctctttaagatatgactttattctcgtaatattacaactttttttccgtaaagttatgactttattctcgtaatattacgactttttttctcttaaagttacaactttattctcgtaatattatgattttttttctcttaaagttacaactttattctcgtaatattacgacttttttcttgtaaagttatgactttattctcgtaatattacgacttttttcttgtaaagttatgacttcattctcgtaatattaagactttattctctttaagatatgactttattctcgtaatattacaactttttttcttgtaaagttatgactttattctcgtaatattaagactttattctct includes:
- the redic1 gene encoding uncharacterized protein redic1, yielding MNWVGGSRNRFVVKNDAKKQREFFEKRKMQQKLRNLGVSLPASPGGSNVSSGSMDLVTLFIVNQIAAKKDIKDPPKVAVLGSSRGSKHKRNEPLVLPMSPCSPSQLSLVEGAVQAQYSAQGTRKRKHVIPQGFKCRQLSPVLESAFSDNSASDYLTPITDSLSPFSSTSSASSGQGMFPLQLNLQQRGQTQAQLPPRCSPRLWDTSGLEQTKFQPFSQPRGMTDCVPWSCGSNPPLYQLETPTAARVLFTSPEPDNTEAGDQARREVIFSLNQPEDKETLLDFTLNQSETEQQFEGDVFRGFSTEECERKGSHFGSGTSKIYLKDETPATSSAPQTVPDPQCMEVEGSDIIHLSNCTDVDFSCLEHNSGPMNGCEYSPSYSCRRGYLSSDSDDEEECCQPCLLQAASSYMDQACCADILNPNQGNPQQRPTKHPRPPTPLPKPQMNIRDNRKIMENVVFQVKASGSNSSTAQFASPQAQTQSSACKCKKTPGESRDAGTQTVYNPTAETHDASTQCSVVVDVVATEATGLCLPPVDVSVQHPATGRQTDTAAKPQAPPSGKARRGEKPWTEKKPRGGSLSGSSVINKHTDGRVRPINPFLDALSITGGRGKENREGREERGQQENGHVMKDLSIEAREEVTSGIRANGLSEEAETLQEIADILLLLKQKREVR